The DNA sequence AACCAGATCAGCGCCGCCTTGATCAGCCCCTCTATTAACGTCTCGGCGGGGTCGGTTCTGCGCTTCTGGCATTGGATGGATGTTTATGCCGAAGATGACGAGATAGCCGGAGACGGTGGCGTGATTGAAGTGTCGTCCAACGGTGGAGCGACCTGGCAGCCTCTCATTCCGGCCGGCGGCTATACGCATCGCTGGGCGGGCACCTCACTGTTGCCCTTCTTTGATGGTCAACGAGTCTGGTCCGGATCTTTTGACTGGCGCCAGGAGACGGTCTTCCTGACCGGGTTCAGCGGCTCGATCCAGATCCGTTTCCGGCTCGGTACGCGCGGGGCCGACCCCACCGGCGAAGGTTGGTATGTCGACGATGTGGAGATCGTGGCGGATCCTTCATCCGTACCGGACGAGCAGGTTTCCAGACACCTGGTCGAGGTCTTGCCGAGCCTTCCCAATCCGGCCACGGGATCGGCGGCCCTTCGCTTCCAACTCGCACAGGCGGGTCCGGTAAGTTTGGTGCTGCATGACATTTCCGGGCGGGTGATCCGCCAATGGGATTTGGGATCCCAGGCGCCGGGGAGACATCAGGTCGTCTTCGACGGATTCGATGCCTCCCATCGGCCGACGCCGGCCGGAGTTTACCTTTACCGGGTCGTCACAAAGAATGAAGCATCCCAGACCGGCCGTCTGGTCTGGGTTCGTTAGTCAGGGTAATGTGAAGCGGAGATTCAGGGTGGGGGGATCAGAATCCCCGGGATCCCCCCACGATCAGAGTCTCTGTGCTTGACAGGCGGACCGGGGCAGATATAGATTTATAGCATCAATAGATTGAACTTCGTTCCCAAACCGGAGGTGAACCACGGGATTTTGTTAACTGATCGTCTCGACGTCTGAGAGGTTTGACATAGATCGGTGGAAAAAATCCCGGCGGAAGCCTTCGGGCCCGCCCATGGGGGCATCTCTCTAGATTGAAATTCAGGCATCTGAAAGCCCACGGTCTATCTACGGTCTGCTGGATCGTCCTTTCGCTTCTGCTTCTGTCGGAGGCGGCCGGGGCGCAGTCTATTCTGGATCGCTGGAATATCCATCCCAAATATTCCACGTCGTATCAGGTCAATCGCCAGAGACAGACCTGGGATCAAAACCTCAGACTGGCCCGCATGACCCATGGTTTCAACTTTAACAATATGACGAAAATCAAGCAGATCACCAATGCGGCGCAAAATGATTATGTCGAGAACCGGGCATCCGACAAGCTCACCATCGATACCCGCCGGCGAGGGTGGACTCTGGGGATGGATACCTTCATCAAACGGGATAATTCCCAGAACAATTTTTCCACCCGCCGTGACAACAGCAATCAGTTCGATCTGCGGGCGGAGAGAACGCTGAAGCTGCCACTGCTCCATCCGGTGCACTTTGCAGGAACCGCCGGATACGCCCTCGATTCGGATCTCAGCGAGAGGGTCGGCGGCGGCGCTCAGGCGACAAAGAGGGATTCCACGGTCGAACGGGGAACAACCTGGAGCAGTAATCTGACGACGTCGGGCGCCATCACGCCGGCGCTTTCCTATTCCGCCGGGGCGAGTTACTCGGGCGCCGATCAGACCAGCGAAACAACCTCTTATCTTGATTCGGTTTTCGACCGGGTGGTCGAAGATGACAATATCGACCGCCGCCGCGATTTTAATTTGAGAACGACATGGGATCCGGAAAACGATTGGAAGGCCACGCTCAATACAAAATATACAAGCACGCAGTATGAGAATTATGATTTTCAAGAAGAACAAAAGGAGACAAAACTCGGGAAAACGTATAATCTTGACGGCACGATTGAGGGGCCGTTGCATGAAGGCGTGAATCTTGCCGTCACGGCGAAGCATTACCTATTTGAAACCGATTACCGGGTCAAGCAGCAGGATACAAAGAAGCTGCAGGATGATATAAGAACGGAGTTTCGACTCGAACCCGCGATTCCCCTTCTTAAAGGATCGACAGTGCGTTATGAGATGAATGTGACGACGACGCGGAATGAGCGCGAGGGATCCAAATCGTATGATACAAACGACAACAAAACAAAACTAACCTGGGACCGCCCTCTTCGCAGCGACCTTCAGCTGGTCGCGGTGGGAGAGATGCAGCTCAGGCAGGATATCTATGATGACGGAACACTGGATAAGGATGAGTTCCGGACCAGGATCGATGGAACGTTGAATTACAATCCCAATAAACGATTCTCCGCCCGTCTTTCATATCAGCGGGAAGATAAGGAACTTATCAATATCCCGGCGGCGAAAGCGACGGGCAACAGCACCATCCAGCGCAATCGGATTTCGGCGAGATATAAATATCTTGCCGGAAAGAGACTCACATTCGAGCAGACCTTCAGCATGTCGGCCGATTATACATTTTACAAATTTAACGAATCCGGAAATACACTGCGGCGGACGAATGAAGTCAAGACGGTGATCGAGCCTAATCTGTCCCCCAATACGTCGGTTAAATTCGAGCATCAGTACCGGTTCGGCGACTCGGGCGGGTACCAGTACAATACCCTGTCGGGTATTTATACCTATGGCCCCTCTTCGGAAACGCTGCGGCAATATTTGCTGTTGAGAACCGAGTACAAGATCAGGAGGTCTATCTCCCTCGTCGCGACCCAGAGTTATGAGGCCCGGACGACGACGACCCTCTCCACGATGCGGGAATCCCTTTATGAGCGGGTCCAATTCTCCGGGGAGGCCCGTTTTGAACACAAGTTTTCCGAAGGTTTTACATTTAATGGATCTTTTCAGCAGACGCAGAGTAGTGCGGAAGACGACTACTGGCTGGTGGAGGCGAGTTTGAATCGTGATTTCTAGATGGGCGGCAAGGGCGGCTGTACCGCTGGCATTATCGATGCTTCTTGCGATCCTGGCGGCGGGGTGCGGCCTCTTCGATCCCCGGGAGGCGGAGACTCCAGGGAATGAAAACCAGATACCCTGGAATCCACCGCTGACGATGTCGGTCGCCCTGAAAAATATTGAGAGGACCCTGGAGGCCAAATCGGTGGCGAATTATGAGCGCTCCCTGGCGACGATCTTCACGGTCGCGGGGGACCCGACCGATTTGGCTGAAATCGGGGAAGATCCTTTCCTGCAATGGGATAGGAACCAGGAAGTTTCGGTCATGAGCCAGATTCTCTCGACCAGCGCCACCGTGACCCTCAATTGGACGGTTGGCGATTCGGCCGTGGTGGGTGAGAATCAATATTATAAAGATATCGTCTATACCCTGAAATTCAGATGGCCAAATGACGATACGATCTACAGCGGGAAGGCCGATCTCTATTTCATAGAGGATAATGGCCAATGGTATCTGTCCCACTGGGAGGATAAGCGGGATGGGTCGGGGAATCCGACGTGGGGGATGCTGCGGAACGACGGCAGCCTACCCCGCTAGTCGGCCGCCCCGATCGTGAGCGCTCGGGGCCTCCAGATCCAGCCGCGGCCTCGAACGCAACCGGAGGAAGACCACAATGCAAAATCTGAAAGCTATTCGATGGATTATTTTACTCATCATCCCGCTCGTGGCCGGATGCCCTTGGAGTACGGAATCAGGCAAATTGCCCCCACCGGTTACCGAGAAATTCTTGGAAAGAACGTCTCCGGAGAATCTGCTTCACAACTTTGGGCTGGCCTGGGAGCGGAAGAATTTCGAGGAGTATATCCTGCTCTTCTCCGAGGACTACACCTTCTTTTTCAGTGATGTCGATGTTGAAGAGCATCCCGACATTCCCCCTTCCTGGGGATTGGAGCAGGATAAGGAGGCGACACGGGGTCTTTTCGAAGATACCAATGTGGAAGATGTTGAGCTTGACTGGGTCGTGGGTCCTCGCGAAGAGTCGGAATTCGCGCAAGCCGATGTAAAGATTCTTGTGACAAATATTTATTTGACGGTAAATATTCGGGATCCGGAGGATGGTGTATTGACGACGAACATCATTCAGGGCGCCGCTGATTTTCATTTCAGAAAAACAGAAGAAACAACGGCTGAAGGGGATACACTCTGGCATATTGTCGTATGGAAAGATTTGACGACTGTAGGCCCCTAGGGCGGGAGAAATAAATGATCGGCCGCATCTTCAAGCTCCTTTTGATCCTGTTGGCCGGTCTCGCCGCCGGCGCCGTCGTCACCTATTTCGTCATGTCGGGGGGGATTCCCCAAAAATCCCCCCCGACGGCGTCTCATTCCGCCTCTCTTGATTCCCTCGAGATTCTGCTGGACCCGGTCCGGGCCTCCCTGGTCGCGTGCCAGATCCCACTCTACCCCGGGCCGCCGCCCGATCTTGATCCGGCCACCCTGCAACGGGTGACGGGGGCGGTCCATGGTTCGGTCGAGTTCCCGATCTGGTGGGGGCCGGTACCGGCCGATTCATCTCTCATCCGTCTGAATGGCCTTGTGACGGGGGCCGTTGAGAAGGCCGGTGGGCGGGTACTCCTCGGTTGGGAGGAGACCCCTGAAGCGTCGGGTCTCCAATCCCAAAGTCAGGGCGGCGATGGATCGGAACTCTATATCTCGTATTGCACCCGTATCCCCGGCCAGGATCCCCGCTCCTCTCTCTGGCTGGGAATCGGCTCCGATGAAAGCGCCTGCTTTCTTCTCTGCCTCCAAAAAATGAAGGCACGCTGAGCGGATCTTTTGAAAGGGTCTTTTGAGCGGGTCCATGGATCCTTTCGGACCGCTGAGAAAGACCGGAAGGGGATTGACGGCCCCCCAGCCTCTAGCTATGCTGCGTATCTGTGTCTTTTAACGATTGGGCTTCGGGCTGTGTGGGGGGCGGAAGCTCCAAATCCCATCCTGATAACCCGTTACCTTGAGGCTACTTGATCCCGAGGGGATGCCGCGATGGCTAGAGGATTACGCTGGAAGTTTCTGATTCTGATCATCCTATTTCTGGGAGCGATCTATCTGATCTATCCCTCCCTGCGACTCTATTCGATGGATGCCGGCCAACTAGCCGCACTATCCGAGGAGACTCGGGCGTCTCTGAAGGAGAAGTCGCTGCGTTTGGGCCTCGATCTCCAGGGGGGTATGCACCTCATTCTGGAACTCGATCGTTCCCAGCTGAAGGAAGGCGAGGTCGATGACGCCATGGATCGGGCGATGGAGATCCTTTCCAATCGTATCGACCAGTTCGGCGTCTCCGAACCCATCATTCAGCAGCAGGGTGATGATCGGATTGTTGTTCAGCTGCCGGGGTTGCTCGATAAGGAGCGCGCCGTTCAGCTCATCGGTCAAACGGCTCTGCTCGAGTTCAAACTCGTCAAGACGGAAGCCGAGGCGATTCAGGTTTTGGAGCGGGTCGATCGCTCAGTGGCGCGGATCCTCCGCCCGGCCGTCGCCGATTCGCTGGATACCTTGGGCGTCAAGAGCTTCAATCCCATCCTCGATCTTATTCCCCGGTATCCTCAGACTTTCATCGGCGGGGTGCTGATTCCCGATGACTCTGTTGATGATCTGCAGCGGATCTTCAAGGAAGTTAATATCGACTCCCTCGTGCCCCGGGATGCCATGCTTTCCCTTGGAACCGAGGAGTTCAATTTGGGGGATGGCTCCACGGGCCAGATCCTCTATGTCCTCAATAAGCGGACCGAGTTGACCGGAGCCGTTGTCAAGAATGCCCGGATGGATGTGGGGCTCAATCAGAATGCGCCCAATGCCCCCGGTGTTGAACTGACGCTGGACCGGGATGGGACCCGCATTTTCCGCCGTGTCAGCGGCGCCAATGTCGGCAAGCAACTGGCCATCGTCCTCGACGGAAAGGTCCGGTCGGCGCCGGTCTTTAGGGAGAGGATCCCCAACGGCGTCGCCTCGATCACCGGCAGCTTCACTGATGAGCAGGCCCGGGATCTGGCGATTATCCTTCGGGCGGGCGCTCTTCCCGCCGAAGTCCATATCATCGAAGAGCGGACGGTCGGCCCCTCCCTGGGACGCGATTCGATCCGGCAGGGGGTACAGGCCGGCCTCCTTGGCGGGCTTCTGGTCGTACTGTTTATCATCATTTATTACCGCGTCAGCGGCATCTTGGCGGTCATGGCGTTATGTTTAAACCTGCTGTTCCTCTTTGCGGTTCTTGCCGGATTGAGGGGAACGCTGACATTGCCCGGTATCGCCGGTATCGTTCTCACCATCGGAATGGCGGTCGATGCCAATGTTCTTGTCTTTGAACGTATCCGTGAAGAGTTGCGCACCGGAAAGACGGTATCGCAGGCGGTGCGTTCGGGGTACGCAAGGGCCTTGACGACGATTTTGGATGCCAACCTGACAACATTGATCAGCGCGGTGGTCCTCTTCAATTTCGGGACCGGTCCGATCAAAGGATTCGCCATTACCCTGATGATCGGTATCATCGCGAATGTCTATACGGCGGTTTTCGTCACCCGACTCTTCTTTGATGTCGTCTTGTCTCGTAGGCGGTTGGAGAACCTTTCCATTTGATCATCCGGGCTTGAGACGAAAGCGGCCGAGAGGCGATAAGAAAGGAATGGCCTTATGTTTCAGTTGATTTCCCAGACCGATTACAAATTCATGCGCATTCGGCGCCAGGCCTTCATT is a window from the Candidatus Eisenbacteria bacterium genome containing:
- the secD gene encoding protein translocase subunit SecD, whose protein sequence is MARGLRWKFLILIILFLGAIYLIYPSLRLYSMDAGQLAALSEETRASLKEKSLRLGLDLQGGMHLILELDRSQLKEGEVDDAMDRAMEILSNRIDQFGVSEPIIQQQGDDRIVVQLPGLLDKERAVQLIGQTALLEFKLVKTEAEAIQVLERVDRSVARILRPAVADSLDTLGVKSFNPILDLIPRYPQTFIGGVLIPDDSVDDLQRIFKEVNIDSLVPRDAMLSLGTEEFNLGDGSTGQILYVLNKRTELTGAVVKNARMDVGLNQNAPNAPGVELTLDRDGTRIFRRVSGANVGKQLAIVLDGKVRSAPVFRERIPNGVASITGSFTDEQARDLAIILRAGALPAEVHIIEERTVGPSLGRDSIRQGVQAGLLGGLLVVLFIIIYYRVSGILAVMALCLNLLFLFAVLAGLRGTLTLPGIAGIVLTIGMAVDANVLVFERIREELRTGKTVSQAVRSGYARALTTILDANLTTLISAVVLFNFGTGPIKGFAITLMIGIIANVYTAVFVTRLFFDVVLSRRRLENLSI